In one window of Corynebacterium incognita DNA:
- a CDS encoding acetyl-CoA hydrolase/transferase family protein yields MSERIANEFFQSKVMSADEAAQFVNHGDRVGISGFTGAGYPKALPQAIADKARAAHEKGEEFKIDVFSGASTAPDADGVLAEADALRFRTPYNSDPVLRNKANSGEILYQDVHLSHIGMHVEQGFYGDFQVAIIEAVRITEEGNIIPSSAVGNNLEYIDAADKIIIEVNEWQSLNLEGMHDIYKIEKLPNRQPIPITKVSDRVGTSYIEIPQEKVVAVVETNAPDRNAPFKAPDEVSEKIAANFIEFLEGEVAAGRLAYDQFIMQSGVGNVPNAVMAGLLDSKFENIQAYTEVIQDGMLDLIDAGKMTMASATSFALSPDYAEKMNAEADRYRNHIILRPQQVSNHPEVIRRVGLISSNGMIEGDIYGNINSTNVGGTRIMNGTGGSGDFTRNAYISTFVSPSVAKDGKISAIVPFVSHTDHTEHDTMVIITEYGVADLRGLAPRERAEKVIAIAHPDYREALTSYFERGMQGKFVHTPHDLKSAFEFQIKFAETGDMRDADV; encoded by the coding sequence ATGTCCGAGAGGATCGCGAACGAATTTTTCCAGTCCAAGGTGATGTCTGCTGACGAGGCGGCGCAGTTTGTCAATCATGGCGACCGCGTAGGCATCTCCGGCTTCACGGGCGCCGGCTACCCGAAGGCTCTCCCACAGGCCATCGCGGACAAGGCGCGTGCGGCGCACGAGAAGGGCGAGGAGTTCAAGATCGACGTCTTCTCCGGCGCGTCCACCGCACCGGACGCAGACGGTGTTCTGGCGGAGGCAGACGCACTGCGCTTCCGCACTCCGTACAACTCCGATCCGGTCCTGCGTAACAAGGCTAACTCCGGCGAGATCCTGTACCAGGACGTGCACCTGTCCCACATCGGCATGCACGTAGAGCAGGGCTTCTACGGTGACTTCCAGGTCGCCATCATTGAGGCCGTGCGCATCACCGAAGAGGGTAACATCATCCCGTCCTCCGCAGTGGGCAACAACCTCGAGTACATCGATGCCGCTGACAAGATCATCATTGAGGTCAACGAGTGGCAGTCCCTCAACCTGGAGGGCATGCACGACATCTACAAGATTGAGAAGCTGCCTAACCGTCAGCCAATCCCGATCACCAAGGTCTCTGACCGCGTGGGCACCTCCTACATCGAGATTCCGCAGGAGAAGGTCGTAGCGGTCGTAGAGACCAACGCTCCGGACCGCAACGCTCCGTTCAAGGCCCCGGATGAGGTGTCTGAGAAGATCGCTGCAAACTTCATCGAGTTCCTGGAAGGCGAGGTCGCCGCTGGCCGCCTGGCTTACGACCAGTTCATCATGCAGTCCGGCGTGGGCAACGTCCCGAACGCCGTGATGGCAGGCCTGCTGGACTCCAAGTTCGAAAACATCCAGGCCTACACCGAGGTTATCCAGGACGGCATGCTCGACCTCATCGACGCCGGCAAAATGACCATGGCGTCCGCGACGTCCTTCGCGCTGTCCCCGGACTACGCAGAGAAGATGAACGCGGAGGCAGATCGCTACCGTAACCACATCATCCTGCGTCCGCAGCAGGTGTCCAACCACCCTGAGGTCATCCGCCGCGTCGGCCTGATTTCCTCCAACGGCATGATTGAGGGTGACATCTACGGCAACATCAACTCCACCAACGTGGGCGGCACCCGCATTATGAACGGCACCGGCGGTTCTGGTGACTTCACCCGTAACGCTTACATCTCCACCTTCGTGTCCCCGTCCGTGGCGAAGGACGGCAAGATTTCCGCCATCGTTCCTTTCGTGTCCCACACCGACCACACGGAGCACGACACCATGGTCATCATCACCGAGTACGGTGTCGCTGACCTGCGTGGCCTGGCTCCGCGCGAGCGCGCCGAGAAGGTTATCGCCATCGCTCACCCGGATTACCGTGAGGCACTGACCAGCTACTTCGAGCGCGGTATGCAGGGCAAGTTCGTACACACCCCGCACGATCTGAAGTCCGCCTTCGAGTTCCAGATTAAGTTCGCCGAGACCGGCGACATGCGCGACGCCGACGTCTAA